In Kryptolebias marmoratus isolate JLee-2015 linkage group LG4, ASM164957v2, whole genome shotgun sequence, the following proteins share a genomic window:
- the rplp0 gene encoding 60S acidic ribosomal protein P0, translating to MPREDRATWKSNYFMKIIQLLDDYPKCFIVGADNVGSKQMQTIRVSLRGKAVVLMGKNTMMRKATRGHLENNPALEKLLPHIKGNVGFVFTKEDLTEVRDMLLANKVPAAARAGAIAPCDVTVPAQNTGLGPEKTSFFQALGITTKISRGTIEILSDVGLIKTGDKVGASEATLLNMLNISPFSFGLIIQQVYDNGSVYSPEVLDITEASLHTRFLEGVRNIASVCLEIGYPTLASVPHSLINGYKRVLAVAVETDYSFPLADKVKAFLADPSAFAAVAAPAAAAETAAAPAAKEEVKEESEESDDDMGFGLFD from the exons ATGCCCAGGGAAGACAGGGCCACGTGGAAGTCCAACTATTTTATGAAAATCATC CAACTTTTGGATGATTATCCAAAATGCTTCATTGTGGGGGCAGACAACGTGGGCTCCAAGCAGATGCAGACCATCCGTGTGTCTCTGCGTGGGAAAGCCGTGGTGCTGATGGGGAAGAACACCATGATGCGCAAAGCCACCCGTGGTCACCTGGAGAACAATCCTGCTCTGGAGAA GCTTCTGCCCCACATTAAAGGGAATGTGGGTTTCGTCTTCACCAAGGAGGATCTGACTGAGGTCAGGGACATGCTGCTGGCCAACAAG GTACCTGCAGCAGCTCGTGCTGGAGCCATCGCTCCATGCGACGTGACGGTGCCGGCCCAGAACACTGGACTGGGTCCTGAGAAGACCTCTTTCTTCCAGGCTCTTGgtatcaccaccaaaatctccAGAGGAACCATTGAAATTTTG agTGATGTCGGTCTGATCAAGACTGGTGACAAGGTTGGTGCCAGCGAGGCCACGCTGCTCAACATGTTGAACATCTCACCCTTCTCCTTTGGACTCATCATCCAGCAAGTGTATGACAATGGCAGTGTTTACAGCCCTGAGGTGCTCGACATCACAGAGGCTTCTCTGCATACCAGGTTCTTGGAG GGTGTGAGAAATATCGCTAGTGTTTGTCTGGAGATCGGCTATCCCACTTTGGCCTCCGTGCCCCACTCCCTCATCAATGGCTACAAGCGAGTCCTGGCTGTCGCTGTGGAAACGGACTACTCCTTCCCCCTGGCAGACAAG GTCAAGGCCTTCCTGGCTGACCCGTCTGCTTTTGCTGCTGTCgcagcaccagcagctgctGCGGAGACGGCTGCAGCTCCCGCTGCTAAGGAGGAGGTCAAGGAGGAGTCTGAGGAATCAGACGACGACATGGGCTTTGGTCTGTTCGACTAG